The DNA window GTTTTGCACCAGGACCTTGATAAATAGGTACAGATGTTTTAATGGACGCAAGAGGACCATTAATTGCAGGGAACAATTTGGAAGTTAATAACAATAATACGAAGATTAAGATGAATGGCATTGCAGCTACAAGGCCTTCACCACCAGAAACTTTAGGAACTTCGCCAGTTTGTTTAACTGCGTATGCAGGATCATTAGGAGGCATAATTTTTGCACAAATAATGATAACTGCCATGATAACGATGGATGCAGAGATTACGGATAATTCTGGACCCATTACTGCGTTGATTATAGTTTCAGGAATAGCCAATGCTAAACCGGAAAGTAATGTAACAAGGAATACACCTTTTAACGCTTTAATACCGCCACCAATGATCATAACAACGAAGAATGGTGCGATAAGGTTAAGTAAGAATAATTGTACAGAAATGAATGTACCTAAATGACTTGGGTCAAGGCTTGTTAAGGATGCCAATGTAGTTGTTGGAATACCAATAGAGCCGAATGTTGTTGGTACGGAGTTCGCAACGAGACATGCGATGATAGATTTTAGTGGGTCGAAACCTACGGCAACCATCATAGCAGCTGGAATTGCAACGGCAGTACCAAAGCCAGCCATACCTTCCATGAAGGCACCAAAGCCCCATGCAAGTAACAATGCAAGTACACGAGTATCAGATGTTACAGAAGAAAGCATTGTTTTAATAGTTTCCATTGCTTTCGTATGCACTACTAAGTTATAAACGAAGATAGCAGCTGTAATAACTAATAGGATTGGCCAGATTGCCAAAGCGGCACCTTCAAGGGCACCAGTGACCATAATAAATGGGTCAGATTGGAATGCTGTAATAGCGATGATGAAAGAACCGATTGCAGCAACACTTGTTGCTTGCCATGCTGGTAATTTCAAGATGGATAACGCTACAATCAACCAAATGATTGGAGATAGCGCTAATAGAACGGTGATAGCACTCATTTCTAAAATCATCCTTTCAAGAAAAATAAAAATATATGCTTAACAGGACGATGTAGCTTAATCAATTTAATTGATGAGTAAATCGCTATTGTATTAAGTTGTAAAAGTTCAGTTAAAATAAAGAATTACAATAAAATAACAGATATACTTATCAT is part of the Veillonella sp. genome and encodes:
- a CDS encoding L-lactate permease, whose amino-acid sequence is MSAITVLLALSPIIWLIVALSILKLPAWQATSVAAIGSFIIAITAFQSDPFIMVTGALEGAALAIWPILLVITAAIFVYNLVVHTKAMETIKTMLSSVTSDTRVLALLLAWGFGAFMEGMAGFGTAVAIPAAMMVAVGFDPLKSIIACLVANSVPTTFGSIGIPTTTLASLTSLDPSHLGTFISVQLFLLNLIAPFFVVMIIGGGIKALKGVFLVTLLSGLALAIPETIINAVMGPELSVISASIVIMAVIIICAKIMPPNDPAYAVKQTGEVPKVSGGEGLVAAMPFILIFVLLLLTSKLFPAINGPLASIKTSVPIYQGPGAKPYTFVWIATPGIMIFIAGIVGGFIQKAKAGEIFGTLGSTVKNLKFTYLTIITVVMTAKLMTYSGMTADIAKAMVAGTGSLYPLFAPIVGALGAFLTGSGTNSNVLFGPLQIAAAQGLDPTNFEDLGFWLAAVNSGAAGIGKMLSPQSIAISIGAVGPALKAYLENHKEISSEEAHNLEHEIEASVIMNSAFKYFLIFIVMHGCISFFGQHFIHEIHHFFF